The proteins below come from a single Drosophila teissieri strain GT53w chromosome 3L, Prin_Dtei_1.1, whole genome shotgun sequence genomic window:
- the LOC122616213 gene encoding superoxide dismutase [Cu-Zn], which yields MVVKAVCVINGDAKGTVFFEQESSETPVKVSGEVCGLAKGLHGFHVHEFGDNTNGCMSSGPHFNPYGKEHGAPVDENRHLGDLGNIEATGDCPTKVSITDSKITLFGADSIIGRTVVVHADADDLGQGGHELSKSTGNAGARIGCGVIGIAKV from the exons ATGGTGGTTAAAGCTGTCTGCGTAATAAATGGCGATGCCAAGGGCACGGTTTTCTTCGAACAGGAG AGCAGCGAGACGCCCGTGAAGGTCTCTGGGGAGGTGTGCGGCCTGGCCAAGGGTCTGCACGGATTCCACGTGCACGAGTTCGGAGACAACACCAACGGCTGCATGTCGTCCGGACCGCACTTCAATCCGTATGGCAAGGAGCACGGTGCTCCCGTCGATGAGAACCGCCACCTGGGCGATTTGGGCAACATTGAGGCCACCGGCGACTGCCCCACCAAGGTCAGCATCACCGACTCCAAGATCACGCTCTTCGGCGCCGACAGCATCATCGGACGCACCGTTGTCGTGCACGCCGATGCCGATGATCTCGGCCAGGGTGGCCACGAGCTGAGCAAGTCAACGGGCAACGCTGGTGCCCGCATCGGCTGCGGCGTTATTGGCATTGCCAAGGTCTAA
- the LOC122616211 gene encoding transmembrane protein 161B: protein MAVLGAQLVITLVMVSVIQKLSPHYSFAKWILCRTGLFRYLHPTDDELRSRGGVPKEKPLKGGRNKQANGSGAAAAQFHIPRSIEVELLTSPVLERDVVHLRYFTEYQWLLDFSVYTGIVYVVSELFHFYYPLRHEINLSMVWCLLVIFFALKLLSSLTVLYFQSEESIGERSMVIVACLVYLLVAMVVLIVDERILETGLEDAYSSFNASASKFLTEQGLPSSGPASKIVVKFFMAMGCGLLGSLFTFPGLRMAKMHWDSLKYCRGNRLLQVLLNLSFVLPFILVILWIRPISRDYLTVRVFQGMQQPLLKPHVFETLRLLLVIFVVVVRFALMPIYLQSYLNLAHDKIMDLRKEAGRITNVEFKQKISSIFYYLCVVTLQFAAPLILCLYLTLMYKSLGGFSWAGIFRESVVLQHECAAGEADGTGVVSQGDGDFNILESAQSLQASFSSLKNVFSTEVYKGFLGFATWWSYFTLFATSSLGIVYQSYFNKT, encoded by the exons ATG GCAGTGCTGGGCGCCCAATTGGTCATCACCTTGGTGATGGTCAGCGTTATCCAGAAGTTGAGTCCACACTACTCCTTTGCCAAGTGGATCCTGTGCCGCACCGGACTCTTTCGTTACCTGCATCCCACGGACGATGAGCTGCGGTCCCGTGGTGGAGTGCCCAAGGAGAAGCCGCTAAAAGGCGGTCGAAATAAGCAAGCAAATGGTTCAGGAGCGGCGGCTGCACAGTTCCACATACCTCGCAGCATTGAGGTGGAGCTCCTAACGTCACCGGTGTTGGAGCGGGATGTGGTCCACCTGCGGTACTTCACCGAATACCAGTGGCTGCTGGACTTCAGTGTCTACACGGGGATCGTCTACGTGGTTTCCGAG CTGTTTCACTTCTACTACCCGCTGCGCCACGAGATCAACCTGAGCATGGTGTGGTGCTTGTTGGTCATTTTCTTTGCCCTGAAGCTGCTGTCCTCGCTCACGGTGCTCTACTTCCAGAGCGAGGAGTCCATCGGCGAGAGGTCGATGGTGATTGTTGCCTGTTTGGTTTACCTGCTGGTGGCCATGGTCGTGCTGATCGTTGACGAGCGCATTCTGGAGACGGGTCTGGAGGATGCCTATTCGAGCTTCAATGCCAGCGCTTCCAAGTTCCTCACTGAGCAGGGACTGCCATCATC tGGTCCCGCCTCCAAGATCGTGGTCAAGTTCTTTATGGCCATGGGTTGCGGCCTGCTCGGCTCACTGTTCACCTTCCCCGGCTTGCGGATGGCCAAGATGCACTGGGACTCACTGAAGTACTGCCGCGGCAACCGGTTGCTGCAAGTGCTCCTTAATCTCAGCTTCGTGCTGCCTTTTATTCTAGTCATCCTGTGGATTCGGCCCATTAGCCGTGATTACCTGACGGTGCGCGTCTTCCAGGGAATGCAACAGCCACT ACTGAAGCCGCACGTTTTTGAGACACTTCGCCTGCTGCTAGTCATTTTTGTGGTGGTCGTCCGCTTCGCCTTGATGCCCATATATCTGCAATCGTACCTGAATCTGGCCCACGACAAGATCATGGATCTGCGCAAGGAGGCCGGTCGGATCACCAACGTAGAGTTCAAGCAGAAG ATCTCGTCTATTTTCTACTATCTATGTGTTGTGACCCTGCAATTTGCTGCGCCACTTATCCTATGCCTTTATCTCACACTAATGTACAAAAGTCTGGGCGGCTTTAGCTGGGCTGGTATTTTCCGGGAGAGCGTTGTTCTGCAGCACGAGTGTGCGGCTGGCGAAGCGGATGGAACTGGTGTCGTTTCCCAAGGAGATGGTGACTTTAATATTCTTGAGTCGGCGCAATCGCTGCAGGCTTCATTTAGTAGCCTCAAAAAT GTTTTCTCCACGGAGGTGTACAAGGGTTTCCTGGGCTTTGCCACCTGGTGGAGCTACTTCACCCTGTTCGCCACTTCCTCGCTGGGCATTGTCTACCAATCATATTTCAACAAGACCTAG